In Camelina sativa cultivar DH55 chromosome 16, Cs, whole genome shotgun sequence, a single window of DNA contains:
- the LOC104749039 gene encoding 21 kDa protein-like, which yields MSSSIAFALVFFLLSLNPTSSSPSKRNSYVQNACSVTHYRDLCAKTLSPFASVAKNSPSKWARAGVSVAITDNKDVLRYLLKTRLSTVGKRDRVALSDCRELLQDSLDSLHKSLAVLRTLKASEFQQQMSDLATWLSTSLTDKDTCIDGFEKTSSKSSTVRMIRRRVTTSLYISSNSLALLNKLAANGL from the coding sequence ATGAGTTCTTCTATCGCATTTGCACTtgtcttctttctcctttctctcaatcCAACTTCATCATCACCGTCGAAACGCAACAGCTACGTACAAAACGCGTGTAGCGTTACACACTACCGAGATCTCTGCGCTAAAACGTTATCGCCGTTTGCATCAGTCGCCAAGAACAGTCCCAGCAAATGGGCACGTGCCGGTGTCTCCGTGGCCATAACCGACAACAAGGACGTCCTTAGATACCTTCTCAAAACGCGGCTTTCAACGGTCGGGAAACGCGACCGCGTCGCTCTTTCGGACTGCCGAGAACTGCTACAAGACTCTCTTGATAGTCTCCACAAGTCCTTGGCCGTCCTCCGGACACTCAAAGCCAGCGAGTTTCAGCAGCAGATGAGCGATCTCGCCACGTGGCTTAGCACTTCCCTCACGGACAAGGACACGTGTATCGATGGGTTTGAAAAGACGTCGTCGAAGTCATCAACGGTCAGGATGATTCGGCGGAGAGTCACCACGTCTTTGTATATCTCCAGCAATTCGCTCGCACTCCTTAACAAACTCGCGGCTAATGGTCTGTAA
- the LOC104749040 gene encoding mitochondrial zinc maintenance protein 1, mitochondrial, with protein MVTGEALIAYRALLRATRKSFAGDTEMLKASASEIRKKFDENRHVASGSDITRLLEEAREATQFISTMIVQAKLNERGGYEVKASQDHAGATLELPSEEMLRKKTV; from the exons ATGGTGACCGGAGAAGCGTTGATCGCGTACAGAGCCCTGCTCAGGGCCACGAGGAAATCGTTCGCCGGAGATACCGAGATGCTGAAGGCTTCGGCGTCCGAGATCCGTAAGAAATTCGATGAAAACCGCCACGTGGCTTCCGGCTCCGACATTACTCGCCTTCTCGAAGAGGCGCGTGAGGCGACGCAGTTCATTTCCACTATGATCGTTCAGGCCAAACTCAACGAACGCGGCGGATACG AGGTGAAAGCAAGTCAGGATCACGCAGGAGCTACTTTGGAGCTTCCATCAGAGGAGATGCTTCGGAAAAAAACTGTATGA
- the LOC104749041 gene encoding double-stranded RNA-binding protein 4-like, which translates to MDHVYKGQLQAYALKQNLELPAYVTEREGAPHAPRFRSKVTFCGQTFQSHEFFPTLKSAEHAAAKIALASLTPQSPEGIDVAYKNLLQEIAQKGNSLLPVYATVTSGPSHLPVFTSTVEFAGKVFSGEEAKTKKLAETSAAKVAFMSIKTGNSNQTSWPSLPCERQEAVNSNVKSILQEIQSQPSQVVMTPEAPAKCINVDENEFPDLHNAPASNAKERNVALRVPKNPTNDGTLNAPTSDSMKMKIAASSSPIPQNPTNLVARNAPATNGIKRNIAACTLRMPQNPTNDGRELSPCVCVDESEKKKLIMGTGHLSIPTGQHVFCRPWNPEITLPQDAEMLFRDDSFIAYRVMKP; encoded by the exons ATGGATCATGTATACAAAGGTCAGCTGCAAGCATATGCCCTCAAACAAAATCTGGAGCTACCCGCGTATGTCACTGAGCGAGAAGGGGCTCCTCATGCTCCTCGGTTTAGATCTAAGGTTACATTTTGTGGCCAGACTTTCCAGAGCCATGAATTCTTTCCGACTCTTAAATCGGCTGAACATGCCGCTGCCAAAATAGCATTGGCTTCATTGACGCCACAGAGTCCTGAG gGAATTGATGTTGCATACAAGAACCTGTTACAAGAGATTGCTCAGAAAGGAAATTCTCTGTTACCAGTTTATGCAACTGTTACATCTGGTCCATCGCATTTGCCAGTTTTTACTTCAACTGTTGAGTTTGCTGGGAAGGTCTTCAGCGGAGAAGaggcaaaaaccaaaaagttggCTGAAACGAGCGCTGCTAAAGTAGCATTCATGAGTATCAAAACTG GGAACTCGAACCAGACCTCATGGCCTTCTTTGCCTTGTGAGAGACAAGAAGCTGTAAATTCAAATGTGAAGAGCATTCTACAAGAGATCCAGTCCCAAccttcccaggtggtgatgaCCCCTGAAGCCCCAGCAAAGTGTATTAATGTGGATGAAAATG AATTTCCAGATCTTCATAATGCACCAGCCAGTAATGCTAAGGAGAGGAATGTTGCTTTGCGTGTGCCTAAGAATCCTACAAACGATGGCACTCTTAATGCACCAACTAGTGATTCTATGAAGATGAAAATTGCTGCTTCTTCATCGCCTATACCTCAGAATCCTACGAACCTTGTTGCTCGTAATGCACCAGCTACCAATGGTATCAAGAGGAACATTGCAGCTTGTACTTTGCGTATGCCTCAGAATCCCACAAACGATGGTAGAGAACTTTCACCATGTGTATGTGTAGAtgagagtgagaagaagaagctcataaTGGGAACTGGCCACCTGAGTATACCAACTGGCCAACATGTATTTTGTCGTCCGTGGAACCCGGAGATAACTCTTCCTCAAGACGCGGAGATGCTCTTTAGGGATGATAGTTTTATTGCCTATCGTGTCATGAAACCGTAA